The following coding sequences are from one Granulicella sp. L56 window:
- a CDS encoding UxaA family hydrolase produces the protein MPKMLILGNSDDVAVALNPIDASTSIPELKITALSDIPAGHKIALHAIPVGHPIRKFNQIIGFATKPIAVGEHVHTHNLITGNFERDYSIGTEAHPTEFVDRAQAATFEGIIRADGRVGTRNYVGVLTTVNCSATVARRIAAHFTPEVLSAYPNVDGVVAITHGTGCGMAEHGEPADLLRRVFAGYATHTNFAAVLLLGLGCETNQIDSLITLTGSSSNLRTSTIQEEGGTAAAIRHGIATVGEMLEQANQVSRTTVSASNLMVGLQCGGSDAYSGISANPALGAAVDLLVQNGGTAILSETPEIYGAEHLLTRRSASPDVAARLIERIHWWEEYTARHKGSIDNNPQPGNKTGGLTTILEKSLGAISKGGTTNLIEVYRYAEPVHKKGLVFMDSPGFDPVSATGQVASGANLLCFTTGRGSVFGCKPSPSIKLASNTPLYNRMADDMDINCGTIIDGEETVQQAGLRIFAAILATASGRQTRSEELGFGEEEFQPWLQSATL, from the coding sequence AACCCTATCGATGCAAGCACTTCCATTCCTGAACTGAAGATCACGGCCCTCTCTGATATTCCGGCTGGCCATAAGATCGCACTGCACGCTATCCCCGTCGGTCACCCCATCCGCAAGTTCAATCAAATCATAGGCTTCGCTACCAAGCCCATCGCCGTCGGCGAGCACGTTCACACCCACAACCTCATCACCGGAAACTTCGAGCGCGACTACTCCATCGGGACAGAAGCTCATCCAACCGAGTTCGTCGATCGCGCTCAGGCCGCCACCTTCGAGGGGATCATTCGCGCCGACGGTCGTGTGGGTACTAGAAACTATGTCGGTGTTCTGACTACAGTTAATTGCTCAGCCACGGTCGCCCGCCGCATCGCCGCCCACTTCACTCCTGAAGTCCTCAGCGCCTACCCCAATGTAGACGGCGTGGTCGCCATCACCCATGGAACCGGCTGCGGCATGGCCGAGCACGGCGAGCCAGCAGACCTGCTCCGCCGCGTCTTCGCAGGCTACGCCACGCATACTAACTTCGCCGCTGTCCTTCTGCTCGGCCTTGGCTGCGAGACCAACCAAATAGACAGCCTGATTACGCTGACGGGAAGCTCCTCCAACCTGCGCACCAGCACCATTCAGGAAGAGGGCGGCACCGCTGCGGCCATCCGCCACGGCATCGCCACTGTTGGGGAGATGCTGGAGCAGGCCAATCAGGTCAGCCGCACCACTGTCTCTGCTTCGAATCTGATGGTCGGCCTTCAATGCGGCGGCTCCGACGCTTACTCCGGCATCAGCGCCAACCCCGCTCTGGGAGCGGCTGTCGATCTCCTCGTTCAAAATGGAGGCACGGCCATCCTCTCTGAGACACCTGAGATCTATGGGGCGGAACATCTGCTTACGCGGCGCTCCGCCAGCCCCGACGTCGCTGCACGCCTGATCGAGCGCATCCACTGGTGGGAGGAGTACACCGCTCGCCACAAAGGTTCCATCGACAACAACCCCCAGCCCGGCAACAAGACTGGCGGCCTGACGACGATCCTCGAAAAATCTCTGGGAGCGATCTCGAAGGGCGGAACCACCAATCTGATCGAGGTCTACCGCTACGCCGAGCCGGTCCATAAAAAAGGACTTGTCTTCATGGATTCCCCCGGCTTCGATCCCGTCTCAGCCACCGGACAGGTCGCCAGCGGCGCGAATCTTCTCTGCTTCACGACGGGCCGCGGCTCGGTCTTCGGCTGCAAGCCAAGCCCGTCGATCAAGCTGGCCTCGAACACCCCTCTTTACAACCGGATGGCCGACGATATGGACATCAACTGCGGCACCATCATCGACGGTGAAGAGACGGTGCAGCAGGCTGGATTGAGGATCTTTGCAGCAATACTGGCAACGGCCTCGGGCAGGCAGACCCGGAGCGAAGAGCTCGGCTTTGGCGAAGAGGAGTTTCAACCCTGGTTACAGAGTGCAACTTTATAG